The genome window GAATATTCAATGGAACCAATAGAAGCAGAAGTCTACAACTATCCAATAAAGAAACAAAACTCAAAAACACAATTTACAACATTTACAGAACAACACAAATTCAAGAAAAATAAGGATTTCTACAAAGCCTTTTTTTAAAAAAAATTTATTTAAATCTGTCATCAGACTTTTGAGATTTTGCTTTTTGATGATTAGTCTCAAACCAGCCGATTTTTAACTCATCAATTGTATCTTCATATAATTGAGGAACGTAAGGTTTAATGTCTAATAATGGTGTTTCATCAAGAATATCAACATTTTCAATAAATACAGTATTTCCTTCAACTTTATTTACTTTAACAACACTCATACCAATACGGTTTGGTCTTTTAGGGGATCTTGTTGCAAAAACACCATGAGTTTTAGTATCCATAAACGGTTTTACTTCAAGTTTGTATCTTTCAACTTTATGAAGCAAATAGATTAAATGGATGTGTGAAAAACCATCTAAATCTTTTAATCCATCAACGTATTTGTCTTTAATAACAATTGTTCCTTTAACGCCTTTTGCTCCTGTAGGTTGAATGGGCATTCCTTCAATTTCTTTAAATTCTGTATGGATTGTTCCAATGGATTCTAACTCGATATTCATAGATATGCATTTCTAGTTTATATCTTAAATATTTTGTTTTAATGATGGATGGTGGTTTAAAAAATAAGTAGTGGATTTAAAATCCGATGAATTTTAATAATAGTAGAATTATAAAAACAGTCACTCCTATTTTTAAAAGTGTTTTTAGACTTTTTAAAAGAGCATAGATAATTATAAACAATACTAATAATCTTAAAATAAAAAATAGGGTGGACAAAATTATCCTCCTGCAAGAATAATTTTAGTTCCTTCTTCTGAAATTTCTTCTTTTTTGAATTCAACGTCAAATTTAACACTTTCAATTACTTCTTTAAGTGCATCATAACTTTCATCTCTATGATAACCTAAAACTGCAACTAAAAACAATAAATCTCCTGTGTTGAATTCTCCAATGTAGTGTACAACTGAAATTTCAGGAACATTGTATTTAATTTTAGCGTTTTCAACAATTTTTTCGATTTCAGCTTTTGTTTTTTCTTTATCAGGAGTGCTTAATACTAACTTTTTCAAGTTCATATTTTCTTCTTTTCCACGGACAAATCCTTCAAAAGTAAACATAGCTCCACAGTAATCGACTTTTGAATTTTGTTTTAATTCTTCAATTAAATCTGCAGTTGTTACTATTTTTTCACCAGATTCAATAACTCTTACAACCATTTTTTCATCTCCATTTAAATTTCACTAATTTCTTT of Methanobacteriaceae archaeon contains these proteins:
- the tsaA gene encoding tRNA (N6-threonylcarbamoyladenosine(37)-N6)-methyltransferase TrmO — encoded protein: MNIELESIGTIHTEFKEIEGMPIQPTGAKGVKGTIVIKDKYVDGLKDLDGFSHIHLIYLLHKVERYKLEVKPFMDTKTHGVFATRSPKRPNRIGMSVVKVNKVEGNTVFIENVDILDETPLLDIKPYVPQLYEDTIDELKIGWFETNHQKAKSQKSDDRFK
- a CDS encoding molybdenum cofactor biosynthesis protein MoaE — its product is MVVRVIESGEKIVTTADLIEELKQNSKVDYCGAMFTFEGFVRGKEENMNLKKLVLSTPDKEKTKAEIEKIVENAKIKYNVPEISVVHYIGEFNTGDLLFLVAVLGYHRDESYDALKEVIESVKFDVEFKKEEISEEGTKIILAGG